GATCTCGGCGGCGCGCAGGCGCCCCGCGCCCAGCACGACGATCAGGACCAGCCCGGTCACCATGGCGAACGAGAACGGCAGCGAGGTGGCGTGGGCGATGCCGCCCATCAGGCCGGGCGCCGCGAGCCCGGCGCCGTACGACACCGTGGCCACCCCGGCGATCGCGTGGGCGGGATGGTCGCCGGTGTGCCCGGCCGCGCTGAAGGCGAGCGGCACCACCACGGCGACGCCGAGACCGATCAGGCCGAACCCGGCCACCCCCGCCAGTGGCGTCCAGGCGGCGACCACCAGCACGCCGCCGAGGACCCCGAGCGCCCCGGCCGCGCGGACCGTGCCGACCGCCCCGAAGCGGCGCACCACCGTGTCGCCGACCAGCCGCCCTCCCGCCATGGCCAGGGCGAACATGCTGTACGCGACGGCTGCCTGCCCCTCGCCGGCCTCCAGGATCTGGCGCAGGTAGACGGCGCACCAGTCGGCCGTGGCGCCCTCGGCGAAGACCGCGCAGAAGCCGATCAGGCCGATGATCAGCACCGGCCCGCGGGGCAGTGAGAACCGCGGGCCGTCCTCGGCCGCCGCCACGGGCACGGTCGGCAGC
The Catellatospora sp. IY07-71 DNA segment above includes these coding regions:
- a CDS encoding MFS transporter, with the translated sequence MASQVTRARWAVATVFAVHGAASGSFASRIPWIAEHLHLTEGALGLALIMPAVGSLSSMPFTGRLVQRIGGRLATRILIAAWALAVGVLALAPNQWALMGMLLLAGVAAGTSDIAMNAEGVEVEQRLGRSIMSSLHGMWSVGGLIGSGIGAAAAYLGVSAPVNLAVMGVLLAVVGATAGHWLLPTVPVAAAEDGPRFSLPRGPVLIIGLIGFCAVFAEGATADWCAVYLRQILEAGEGQAAVAYSMFALAMAGGRLVGDTVVRRFGAVGTVRAAGALGVLGGVLVVAAWTPLAGVAGFGLIGLGVAVVVPLAFSAAGHTGDHPAHAIAGVATVSYGAGLAAPGLMGGIAHATSLPFSFAMVTGLVLIVVLGAGRLRAAEIAHRQPVPEPVSA